The bacterium region CAGCGCAGAAGGAAGGCGTCCTGCCCATTCTTTATAGCCGAATAATCGAAAAGCGTTGGCTTCAGCCCAATAGAGCATGGGTGGTTTTTCCCACCAAGGTTTGCCATTAAGGCGAGGCGTGACCCAATCACCCCCTGAAGCCATCTCAAACGAAACCGATGCGTAATAACCCTCATCCAAGTTGGTGAAGTCGATACGATTAAGCCCGAAGAAGCAGAAAAAGAGCGCCGCCAATCCCAGCAGCGCCCATAATATAAATTGTGATTTCCCAGCCGATGTTTGCAATTTTATTGACTCGCTAACTCTAAAGCCTTGGCTATTGGAGGACCGTAATCAGGCTCATCTCCTAGCTCATTCACATATTGTTTGTATTGCAAGATGCCATTTTTATCAACCACAAACATAGACCGTTGTTCAAGCCGCAAGGAGGGGATAAGCGTTCTATAGGCATGGCCGAAATTCGCATCAAGATGATCCGAACCAAAGCGGATGTTAAATATCTCCTGCTCAACTGCCCAACGAGCCTGAGCGAACTGCAAATCAACACTAACTGTTAGAACGTCGAATTTGCCTTTGTTTTCGTCGACGATCTGACTCATTCTTTTTGTCTGTGTAGAACAAACAGATGTATCCAAAGAAGGAACCACATTGAGTATCAACACACGGCCTTTGAAATCATCGAGTGTGATAATTTCTATTCCTTCAATTGTTTTTTCGATGAGCTTGAAGTTCGGCGCAGACTGCCCAACGGACAGTTCCTCGCCCTCGACTTCAAATGGCGCTCCTCGCAACGTCACGGTACGTCCCATCTTAGAATCACCTCGCAAATTAATTTGAATGACCTCTCAATTTTACCTGCGATTTTGCCTAAGCAATTCATACGACCAAAAACATGAGCGGAATGGCAGGAAAACGGTAGTCTATAGAGAATAGATCGTTGGTAGGTGATAGGGAATTGAGCCATAAATTATGGGGCGGACGATTTGAAAAGGAATTAGCACAGGAAGTGGTTGATTTCACTTTTTCGGTGGCAATTGACGGCAGGTTATGGCCGCAAGATATTGCGGGCAGCATCGCGCATGCTCGAATGCTGGGCAAACAAGGCATTTTGTCTGAGGCTGAATCCAATCAGATTATTAAAGGCTTAGAGGCAATCTGCGCCGACTTGA contains the following coding sequences:
- the tpx gene encoding thiol peroxidase, which codes for MGRTVTLRGAPFEVEGEELSVGQSAPNFKLIEKTIEGIEIITLDDFKGRVLILNVVPSLDTSVCSTQTKRMSQIVDENKGKFDVLTVSVDLQFAQARWAVEQEIFNIRFGSDHLDANFGHAYRTLIPSLRLEQRSMFVVDKNGILQYKQYVNELGDEPDYGPPIAKALELASQ